One Huiozyma naganishii CBS 8797 chromosome 4, complete genome genomic region harbors:
- the RME1 gene encoding Rme1p (similar to Saccharomyces cerevisiae RME1 (YGR044C); ancestral locus Anc_4.189) translates to MDYGNSVDQSSYVTRSNRQNNVVDIIREQNNVVTFDQLSNFLSITSGNASSRLRQPDLNVQLPTPVTSFIENVYAVPVSDIPFEDEADIVEAETPSPEIAPPPQSAKSKEEELLSFKMSFQNEATNLAKRIASGNLVKKVPNSKKRKRHYSNKRLIIDELDDSDNSSNDEFAHELPKHFTNPAPVCSTWTERVPVTKPNNDLMTTPAKSHTLPQYNLDSLASAPYLNLSPNFSNISPQNLTTSLEESNSNDNNIAEPIDFAAVLLDTSFDHPLSQTLLPLEMPHLSDSQSPSNELTGSSDENNLPTPPVTTNNLSLVDQLNLDQPLLEAIRKKQKRGSYRCAHCPETFSTIFEYAAHMDDFKIKRKFKCPFPLCPWKILGLPRRSDLRRHCAIQHKHELQTGLKKYLNLKDEAYPAIDCPNKYCDKKFYRKDAYNRHFAIVHEKSDSRFNKKLKHLLEICPENLTEGEHITYIKKNLAKKRYKTKK, encoded by the coding sequence ATGGATTATGGTAATAGTGTTGACCAATCCTCATATGTGACACGGAGCAATCGCCAGAATAACGTTGTCGACATAATACGTGAGCAGAATAACGTTGTGACCTTCGACCAACTATCAAATTTCCTCTCTATAACATCTGGGAATGCTTCCTCAAGGCTAAGACAACCCGACTTAAATGTACAGCTGCCCACACCAGTAACATCTTTCATCGAGAATGTATACGCAGTACCGGTTTCAGATATCCCCTTCGAAGACGAAGCTGATATCGTTGAGGCCGAAACCCCATCGCCTGAAATTGCACCTCCACCACAATCAGCTAAATCTAAAGAGGAGGAGCTATtaagtttcaaaatgagCTTCCAGAATGAAGCTACTAACCTGGCAAAGAGAATTGCCAGTGGTAACTTGGTCAAGAAAGTACCTAACAgcaagaagaggaaaaggCATTACTCGAACAAGCGGCTGATTATAGATGAACTTGACGATAGTGACAATTCTTCTAATGACGAATTTGCACACGAATTACCAAAGCATTTTACCAATCCAGCTCCTGTGTGTAGTACTTGGACAGAAAGAGTTCCTGTAACAAAACCTAATAACGATTTAATGACCACACCGGCCAAATCGCATACATTACCGCAATACAATTTAGACTCTTTAGCAAGTGCACCGTATTTGAACCTGTCGCCAAATTTCTCTAACATTTCTCCTCAAAATTTGACGACCTCGTTGGAGGAGAGTAACAGTAATGACAATAATATTGCAGAACCCATAGACTTTGCAGCTGTTCTATTAGATACCTCATTTGACCATCCCCTAAGCCAAACGCTTCTTCCGCTCGAAATGCCTCATCTGTCCGACAGCCAGTCACCTTCAAACGAATTAACTGGATCGAGCGATGAGAACAATCtaccaacaccaccagtAACGACAAACAACCTGTCACTAGTGGACCAGCTCAATCTGGATCAACCCTTATTGGAGGCCATACGCAAGAAGCAGAAGCGCGGTAGTTATAGGTGTGCCCACTGTCCTGAAACGTTTTCCACGATTTTCGAGTATGCGGCGCACATGGACGACTTTAAGATCAAGAGGAAATTCAAGTGCCCATTCCCGTTGTGCCCCTGGAAGATATTAGGGTTACCTCGCCGGTCTGATCTGAGACGACACTGTGCGATACAGCACAAACACGAACTGCAAACCGGGTTGAAAAAAtacttgaacttgaaggatgagGCATACCCAGCGATAGATTGTCCAAACAAGTATTGTGACAAGAAGTTTTACAGAAAGGACGCATACAACAGGCATTTTGCGATAGTACACGAAAAGAGCGACTCTCggttcaacaagaagttAAAGCATCTGCTGGAAATCTGCCCAGAAAATCTCACAGAAGGCGAGCATATAACCtacatcaagaagaatcTCGCAAAGAAAAGGTACAAAACGAAGAAGTGA
- the SCM4 gene encoding Scm4p (similar to Saccharomyces cerevisiae SCM4 (YGR049W) and YLR356W; ancestral locus Anc_4.191) — MPLTASNIYKGIAISSLGLYAGLVSTTTAVKVLAPANVSKNSLGHTYCIIAIGGTIIGLTATATFGVSYYLSPSKDASLLFSLAVVPVTGLYLWASNKIVSCFFAVGSESRRPEPESTGKNVELPPNHPSVYGENGEKLKCPFGNGADSAAKRPTLSGKILAWQGCQKILSSMNPHLVVASTAGIIGFSKAVFQSM; from the coding sequence ATGCCCTTGACTGCTTCTAACATATACAAAGGTATTGCCATTTCATCGCTTGGGCTCTATGCCGGTCTTGTTTCGACCACCACAGCAGTGAAGGTTTTAGCCCCCGCGAATGTTTCAAAGAACTCTCTGGGACACACTTACTGCATCATTGCCATTGGCGGGACCATTATTGGTCTCACAGCTACTGCTACATTTGGTGTGAGCTATTATTTGTCCCCCAGTAAAGACGCATCTTTACTGTTTAGTTTGGCAGTGGTTCCGGTCACTGGGCTATACTTATGGGCGTCGAATAAAATCGTCTCATGTTTTTTCGCTGTAGGCAGCGAAAGCAGACGGCCTGAACCGGAATCAACAGGTAAGAATGTTGAATTACCACCTAATCACCCTTCCGTTTACGGGGAAAACGGGGAAAAACTAAAGTGCCCCTTTGGTAACGGGGCGGACTCCGCAGCGAAGAGACCAACGTTGTCAGGCAAGATTTTAGCGTGGCAGGGATGCCAAAAAATCCTATCCTCCATGAATCCACACTTGGTAGTAGCCTCTACAGCCGGTATTATCGGATTCTCCAAAGCCGTTTTTCAATCAATGTAA
- the FMP48 gene encoding protein kinase FMP48 (similar to Saccharomyces cerevisiae YGR052W; ancestral locus Anc_4.192), producing the protein MVFDKQIYSKIKKLQTGTFSTVYKAWSSERNEYVALKVMPKDKISEEAMLNEIKVMQKLGNTHPNICSMLSFHEDESCCILELQYCECGDMYDFLDIAKQQGDPVSPSLLQLDFQNIVNQLFSAVQYAHSLGIAHRDIKPENVLLTKEGNVKLADWGHGTFDSRSYEFNIGTDHYRSPETFYSEDGYDPVLADYWSVGVTLLFLIFGTTPFKSASLDIARTRCLDFHQFMKNPQDYIFRLYIAPIFNAYESTGKEGPVYAAHRNGKAALYVWQDLINIHDTVYLCRLIVGMLMVIDANSRSLNDCLEACNRLWDSKLIASQKSNDSNTPDGQTSLVGSESESDIMDAAQVYESMPSISVSNSQFGKNESPLQGRDSDAESLSSLANNENLARSPVSSGKSGGSSSPRMMPFDMECLTQGYLDAVMLKNNQPEYMEKIA; encoded by the coding sequence ATGGTTTTTGACAAACAGATATATAGCAAGATCAAAAAGCTCCAGACTGGGACTTTCTCGACAGTTTACAAGGCATGGTCCTCCGAACGGAACGAGTACGTcgctttgaaagtgatgCCCAAGGATAAAATCTCGGAGGAGGCTATGCTCAACGAAATAAAAGTGATGCAGAAGCTGGGCAATACGCACCCTAACATTTGCTCCATGTTGAGTTTCCACGAGGATGAATCGTGCTGCATTTTGGAACTGCAATACTGCGAATGTGGTGACATGTACGATTTCCTTGACATTGCAAAACAACAGGGCGATCCAGTATCCCCCTCTCTATTGCAGCTGGATTTCCAAAACATCGTGAACCAACTGTTTTCGGCAGTGCAGTACGCCCACTCTTTGGGGATCGCCCATAGAGACATCAAACCGGAGAATGTCCTCTTGACCAAGGAGGGGAACGTGAAACTTGCCGACTGGGGGCATGGGACCTTTGATTCGCGTTCGTACGAGTTCAACATCGGTACAGACCATTACCGCAGTCCAGAAACTTTCTACTCCGAGGATGGGTACGACCCAGTGCTTGCAGATTACTGGTCTGTAGGTGTTACTCTACTGTTTTTGATATTCGGGACAACACCTTTCAAGAGTGCATCGTTGGATATTGCTAGGACAAGGTGTCTTGACTTCCACCAATTTATGAAGAATCCACAAGACTATATCTTCCGGCTGTACATAGCGCCCATCTTCAATGCGTACGAGAGTACAGGGAAGGAGGGTCCCGTGTATGCAGCGCACAGAAACGGTAAAGCCGCGCTGTATGTGTGGCAAGACTTGATCAACATTCACGACACTGTTTATCTGTGCCGGCTTATAGTGGGTATGTTGATGGTTATCGATGCAAACTCCCGTTCGTTGAACGACTGCTTGGAAGCCTGCAACAGGCTGTGGGATTCCAAGCTTATTGCAAGCCAGAAGTCAAATGACTCTAATACACCAGATGGGCAAACGTCACTCGTGGGTAGTGAAAGTGAAAGCGATATCATGGACGCAGCACAAGTATACGAAAGCATGCCCTCCATTTCTGTCAGCAACAGTCAGTTCGGCAAAAATGAGTCCCCGCTTCAAGGCAGAGACAGCGACGCTGAATCCCTCTCTAGTTTAGCAAACAACGAGAATCTGGCTAGGTCGCCTGTAAGCAGTGGGAAGTCTGGAGGGTCGAGCAGCCCCCGGATGATGCCGTTTGACATGGAGTGCCTCACTCAAGGTTATTTGGATGCAGTCATGCTCAAGAATAACCAACCTGAGTACATGGAAAAAATTGCATAG
- the MCO32 gene encoding Mco32p (similar to Saccharomyces cerevisiae YGR053C; ancestral locus Anc_4.193) has product MSLGISVVGKQKELLRRTFLTVCRSANNTRIPQGRYIYRFPRRYLVNDATKRANLGSMVEYLRDAGVPNILQRDLSPSTLEDSVSLRLFPLSLGYIPTIQGRKHYVTTMGALRILVASLLGDKSNQKVKIISLDVVAGELPKLSVTNNEKISVQWQTGSDEHTGDKTTYKSLRGVFLLELNDSCDKILVHTIEKVQMVNMKMGQKTNKLPFVC; this is encoded by the coding sequence ATGTCTCTTGGGATTTCGGTCGTGGGTAAACAGAAGGAACTGCTCCGGAGAACGTTTCTGACCGTGTGTCGCAGTGCTAACAACACAAGGATCCCTCAGGGTCGCTATATCTACAGGTTTCCCAGACGGTATCTAGTAAATGATGCAACCAAAAGGGCAAATTTGGGGTCAATGGTAGAATATCTCCGAGATGCAGGCGTACCGAACATCTTGCAGAGGGATCTCTCCCCCAGTACTCTCGAAGATTCTGTCTCTCTGAGATTGTTCCCACTTTCCCTAGGGTATATACCCACCATACAGGGGAGGAAACATTACGTCACTACAATGGGTGCTCTCAGAATTCTCGTGGCGAGTCTCCTCGGCGATAAATCTAAccagaaagtgaagatTATATCGTTGGATGTCGTAGCTGGTGAATTGCCCAAACTGTCAGTGACAAATAATGAGAAGATTTCTGTACAATGGCAAACTGGCTCAGATGAACACACTGGGGACAAGACAACTTACAAGTCCCTGAGGGGCGTTTTCCTATTGGAGCTCAACGACTCATGCGATAAAATCCTAGTCCATACCATTGAGAAAGTACAAATGGTTAACATGAAAATGGGAcagaaaacaaacaagttACCGTTTGTATGTTAA
- the KNAG0D04060 gene encoding uncharacterized protein codes for MQDTSIALDTVRLHSLKFSQSRRNELLFKFTAKSDESREDCNILSDMRNEQCNCSAVPLQENTHHSDTFFPSFLLLFFFFLEPLRVSPQGEREVKKKEQGTPPPFGRAVREIESAGCGWVSAVVFRLFRSFPEKLLAVGVWVSSLQCAVSRDRVVGFENVRDIRYVCTFEHSCPFRRHFFVGHVLHREC; via the coding sequence ATGCAGGACACAAGCATTGCTCTTGACACAGTTCGATTACACAGTTTGAAGTTTTCTCAGAGTCGCAGAAACGAGCTACTGTTCAAATTCACTGCAAAGAGCGATGAATCCAGAGAGGACTGCAATATCCTCTCTGATATGAGAAACGAGCAATGCAACTGCAGTGCAGTGCCGTTACAGGAAAACACCCACCATAGTGacactttttttccttccttccttcttctttttttcttttttttggagcCGCTGCGTGTATCCCCGCagggagagagagaagtgaaaaaaaaggaacaaGGGACACCCCCCCCATTTGGTAGAGCCGTACGGGAAATAGAGAGTGCGGGGTGTGGGTGGGTCTCTGCTGTCGTTTTTCGGTTGTTCCGTTCTTTTCCGGAAAAACTCTTGGCTGTGGGTGTGTGGGTGTCGTCCCTGCAGTGTGCCGTATCACGTGACAGGGTGGTGGGATTTGAGAATGTCCGGGACATACGATATGTCTGTACTTTTGAGCATTCTTGTCCTTTCAGGagacatttttttgttggtCACGTGTTGCACAGAGAGTGTTAA